Below is a window of Candidatus Bathyarchaeia archaeon DNA.
TGTTACCCCTGTCGTCTGGTTGTGATCTAGGCCTCGTATCTCTGATGTCAATGAGTCTGTGTTGGTCTTGGTCAGCTTCCAGCCGAACGGGACCTTGACGCCTGCACCTATGTCGAGTGTCCACCATCGGAAGTGAGAGTTCGCTACGGGTGGAAGAGGAGTATCCGCACGCACGGGGGCGGACTCACCTACAAGGCTTCCCGTACTTGCATCGTAGAGGTAGACCCTGAAGCTCGTCAACCGTGGCACAGCTCCCACTCCATCGGTTGATGCCACAAGGTACGAGGCAGTGGAAAATGGTCGGAGGATCATTGTAGAGTTCGAAGACCACAGAAATGGTAGATACAACCAATAGACAAAGAAGGAGGGAGTAACGGGTTTCGGGGTCTGGTTGTCGAGCGTTATGTTCAAGAGAGTCGCGGCGCCTATTCCGTCCGGGTCCGAAACGGAGTTTATTCGAACTTCAACCCGAGGGGGGGGTGAGTTTGAGACATAGACCCCGTAAGCACTGACGAACACCGTGCTGAGGAGAAGCCCTGTAAGAAGGGGAATCCTCAACCTTCCGGGCAGGGAACGTAAACGCCCACCAATCGCCGGGTGCCAAGGGATGCTGGAGAAGGAAGAGATGTGCCAGATCGGGCGAGCGGGCCTGTTTCTGAAGAATTCAAACCCTAGTGGAAAGACCCAGTAGAAGATGTAGTTCGGAAACGATCGATAGTAGAAGAACATCACGACGACTGGGAAGATCCAGACGTAGAACCTTGACCCAGAATATCGCGTCGCATACAGAAATAGTGATCCCATGCCAGCGAGGCCCATCAGGACGACGAAGAAAAGCGGCGGAGGCGCCAATCCCAGTTGGAGGAGAATCCCGGACAGCCCAATTCCTCCTGGAACCTCAACGGAACCACCTGGGAGGTAAGGGGCAATTGTTGCGAGCCACCATTGCGAAGGCGATGAAAGTATGAAGGGAATGTTTGGGCCCAAAAAACCCGCTAATAACGCGAGGCTGCCAATTGCTGTATTTTTCAGCCTTGAGGTACCTCCTTCTTGAAATAGACGGATAAGCAGAAACGGCGCTGCGACAAGAGCAATTTGCTTGGTTGCGCCCGCCAGCCCTACCATCAAGAGGCCCATGCTACGGTTTCGATACCATAGAACAGTGCTAGCGAGCAGAAAGAATGCCCAGATGCTATCAGTGTAGCTTGATGCAATAAACGGAGGGAAGAAGACGAAGGGAGCCAGACTCAGCGCCTTCTGGCGAGAAGGAACCAGCCCAAAAATCAGAAGGATCGACAAGACGTGGAATACGAACACACCGTCACGCAAATCATGGAGTCCCGCAGCATAGAACGGAAGTAGCGAAAGAAAGTTTAGCGCGGGGTAGTTCAGATGAAACTCAAACGAGCCGTCCACCCTAGGCGTATAGAAGGATGGAGAAAAGTTGAACCGGTCGAGAAAGGGTTTGATCGAGTATCCGTAAGGGTTTTGCAATGCCATGACTTTCAAGACCCCCATGTATGACGCTACTATGCTGTCTGTCACATAGGAGACCCAGAGAATTCTAGTAAAGAGCAAGTAGAGGACAACTGTTGCACAGAGATGGCCTGAAAGCGCGAGCAGATTTGACCTGCCAAGAGACAACGCCTTCCTCCTTGAATTCGTCAGGTTGTACGCTCCAAACAAAAGAATGGGAATTGCGAGGACGACGAAAAGGCTGGAGATGAGAATGACGAGTAGCCCAACAGATACGAGGAAGACTCCTGAGAGCACCAGCCCTAGTCTCGGTCCCTTTCCCACGCCTGCAGAGGGCCCCTCGGTCAGCCCAAGGAAATGCACCGCACGTGTCCTCAGGAGGTGAAAAATGCGACTAACCGGAATAATCATTGATAAGACCTTAGAGGTACACGTGACTCAAGACTAGTTGTAAATCGGCAAGTTGCTGCTTTAAGAGTTATGTGAAAAAGCAGAACAGCATTAGTCGACTTTTGCATGAGCTTCTGCACGGGCCTATTACGGAGGGGCATCCTTTTCAGCTCTATTTTACCCTGGTGTTACATGGAAGAACTGTCATCCACGGGAGTGGACAGTAAGGATATACTATTGGAGACCAGTCGACATCATGTTCCGGGCCCGTGCTGGCGCGGTCACCTCTTCGGAACGTAGTGGGCCGATCTGAGGCGTGAAGGAATGTGCTTTTTAGGGTGATGAATTTGCGACTGGGATAGTTCCGATGAAAAGAATCTTGGTCACTGGGGGCTTCGGTTTCATCGGGAGCAATTTTATTGATGATGTGATCTCGAAAGCCGAAGTTACAGTACTAGACGATCTTTCCTCCGGTCTACTTGGCAACGTCAGTCAACAAATGAATAATCCAAGATTCAGATTCGTGAGAGGCAGTGTTCTTGACCATGACAAGATTGAAGAGGCTCTTGAAGGTGTTGACGCCGTCGTTCATCTGGCTGCCGTTGTCAGCGTCGCACGATCAAGGGAGGATCCCTACCTAGTCCATAGAGTCAATGTCGAAGGGACTTTGAACGTACTGGAGGCCTGCTTGAAACACTCCATAGACAAATTGATCTTTGCGTCATCTGCCGCCGTTTATGGAAACGAGCTGAGGTTTCCTTCGGAAGAAGAATTGGGATCAAATCCCTCTAATCTTTACGGAGCCACCAAAGCGGCGGGAGAAGCCTATGTAAGAGCATACAATCAAACGCACGGTTTGAAAACGGTTATTCTACGCCTTATGAATGTCTACGGACCTCGAAGGTCCCCGGGACCTTACGCTGGTGTTATGGCACAATTCGCAGAAGCCATTAGACTCGGCAAACCTTTGACGGTATACGGAGATGGAGAGCAAACAAGGGACTTCGTCTACGTCTCCGATGTTACCGATGCAATGGCAAGCGTCCTGCGCAACGACCGCGCAATAGGTCACACGTTCAACATTGGAACTGGAAGTCCCTCAACGATAAACATGCTTGCAACCATCTTCTCCAAGATGAGGAAGCCAAACTCCCCCATACATCACGAACCTCCAAGGCCAGGCGAGGTCAGAGCAAGCTGCGCAAACATCGAGAAAGCCAGAAAGGTTCTAGGATACAGCCCCAAGGTGTCCCTCAAACAAGGGATTCAATTATTCATGGATTGGCGTAAGAGCGAACAGGGAAAAATTCTCGAAAAGTCAATAGAGAATGAGAGCCCCAGCTCCATCTAGGAACATTAGAGGATCGCTGTCTCCGCGAGCTGAGCATCGGATTGAGGCAAACTTGGAAAAGTGGAGCAGAGTGAGTGTTGTTTCTCCTCGGACACAGCTGCTGGAGCTATATCTTCGCCAAGCTTACTGGAAGGCGAGCCAAGGCAAACCCCGCGGCTTACATGGCTCTTCTGGCGGGGATGCTGCCTGACTTCGACATCTACTTCAAACCGCTAATCCAACACCACACGTACACTCACTCATTGATCATTCTCATGCCCATTTGCGCAGTTCTCGTCTTTAGGTTCAAGAATCTCGGATTAGCATTCTCAGCTGGGATCCTTTCTCATCTCGTAGCTGACTCAATCGTTGGAACTACTCCTCCACTCTATCCAATTTCGGATTTCCAATTTGGAATAAGCTTGGGGCTACCCGGTCCGGCGGACACTGCTCTTGAAATTGGCGCGTTAGGGCTCGTTCTAGTCCTAGCATTGGTGAATGGAGACTTCAAGCTCGTGACAGGGCCGCACAGAGAATCTGTCTACTTGGCTATCCCAATGGTTGCCGTGGTTACCTTGACGCTTCTGTTTGCTGGCGACAACAACGTTCCCCTCGCGGCCTTCGCATTTTCAAGAAGAGCTCTTACGCTGATAAGCTTGGGCCATATAGTCCTTGTCGGAATCCTTGGTCTAGGTGTACTTGAAGGACTTAGGGCGGTCATGTCCGACCGCAAGCTAGCCGGCAGAACCTCAAACCGTTCGTCTCCTGGCCTTCAACAATAAAGCGTCTCTCCGGGGGAGTAACACCTCGCCTTAATCCCAGCTCGCGGAGAATTCTAATGAGACTTTCCGGAGGTCTCAAAAATCGGCTACTTGACTTGGTGGAACTTCCCGAAGAAGGCTTGGCTCATCATTATCGTAGAGCTATTAGTAATCATTTCCCTGTCCATCTCTCTCTACACAACATACCTGAACAATATCTACTTCCAAACTTACGTAGACAGTCTCTCACCAATACTGGTTCCAGTTCTCAGCGTCGCCTTTGGGATCTCATCTGCATCAATCGCCACATATCTTTACCTTGGGATGAAAAGAATACGGACATCACAGGAACCACAAGTTCAGGTCAAGAATAGAACGCACTCACGAAAGACAACAACGAGGCATCCTCCGCACCCGTCGGCCTCACAACTGAGAATTGTTGATCCACCCCCAGCTACTCCAGCGAAACTCAAACCAATAGTTCCGCCTCAGAGCCACGTTCAAACACAGAAGGCACAGTTGAAAGAGAGAGACGACCATGCCCCGAATCCTGAGAACAGAAAATAGTTCTGCCTCTAGCAGGAGCAATATTCGATCAATTAACTAGAGAGATTCGAAAACCCTTGTCCCTAAAATGGGAACGGAGGTCTCCCATCGCACTTGTATCTCATATGACGGCGGAAACTTCGCGCGTGTTACTTTTGACCCAGTTCAGAGTCCTGTCCACTCCCTGCTTCCAAGGAACGGTTGGCGTCCAGCCCATTAGCGCCCTTGCCTTCTTGCAGTTAGTGTAGTAACACTTGTTGTCTCCTGGCCTCCAGTCCTTGAATGTCAAATGCATCTTCGTGTTTGTGAGAGACTCGAGATAGGCTATCGTCTCGAGGAGGGAGGCTACGTTTTCTTTGCCGCCTCCAAGGTTGATCGCTTCGCCCTTTACTTTGTCAATGTTTCTTGTGGCAAGATCGAAAGCGTTGACGACATCGTCGATGTAGAGTAGGTCGCGAACTTGTTTGCCATCTCCGTAGATACTTAATGGCTTTCCGAGCGCTGCTGCTATGCAGAACCATGCGACCCAGCCCTGCTCCTCTTTCCCGTATTGGTGGGGTCCGAACATGCAGCTACATCGGAAAGAGACAGTCTTCAATCCGTATTGTTCAGAATAGGCGTGAAGATACAGGTCTCCGGCTGACTTGCTCACCCCGTACGGCTCTTCTCCCTTGATAGGAAATGCCTCATCCACTCCGTCGGGTAGATCTTCGAAATCGTATCGAAGCTTTAGTTCTTGCAAAGGGGCGTTTGGAATACCGTAGACCTTGTTGCTAGAAGTGTACAAGATGGCAGGGTCAGTATCCGATCTTCTAGCCGCTTCTAGAACATTCAACGTACCATGAGCGTTAGACTCAAAGTCCAACCTAGGCTTAGAAACGGATCTAGGGACGGACACCTGGGCTGCCGCGTGAACAATTAGATTACAGCCCTTAGCGGCCTTGGCCAAGGATTCGGCATCTTGCACGTTGTCTTTGACAACGCTGAGGTTCTTGGAATTAGCATGCGACTTAAGCCATTCAAGATTTTGAACACAGCCTGAACCTCGCGAAAAATCATCATAAACGACCACTTCGGATCCTGCCTGAAGAAGATGGGAAGAGTAATTTGAGCCGACGAAACCTGCTCCACCGGTAACTATCGCCTTCAAAGTCGATGCCAAACCAAGCCGTTGTTTGGGAGGTTATAACGTTCCTATATGACTTTTGACTCTAAATCAAGTCTAGAACGATGGCAAGGATTTCTAGATAGACACGTAGTCAGCCTCCCAACTCAGTTGGGCTGGATTGGCCATTAGAGCCAACGCCACCCTAGAATAGGAGAGCCGAGTGGACGGACAAAATGGCCCAAAGGAAATTCGACCCCAACGGTTTACTGGTCCACAACCGAATTCCGATGTTGGGGGAATAAGAACCGCCAAAGCATTTTATCTACAGCCCAGTTAGCCTAAATCGTTGAGATTCCAAAATATGGCCCAGCTACGGAGCGTAAACAATAGTCGACGTGTAGTGGCTCCTTGACACCCAGGAACCTACTCATCGTGACAGGCTCCGAAACCTACGCGTTTGACATGGGCACCATAGCCAGCCGTTTCACCACGGTCGCCGTGATAAGGTGGACGTCGATGGGTCAGTTTTCAGGGTCTCTTTTTGAGCTGTACACTATCCGGGAAGAACAGGCTAAGAAAATCTCATCGATGAAGCTTCCGCTAAGATTGCGTAACAGGGCGGAGTGGTATGCAAGTCGGCTTCCCATGTTCTTGCTCAATACTTGCTTAACGCTTTCATTCGCGATCAAAGCCAGAAGACTTCTGGGAGGCCGGAACGCTCGGATTTCGGGCTTAGGAATTGGCTGGGGAGGTGGGCTGATCACTTTGTTATTGAAAAAACTCAAGTTGCTCGATTCCTTTGCGTACTACAGGGTAGACTGGTTCATTGGTCGACCCCGCCACTTCTATGATTCCCTAGTAGTAAACGTGTACTTCAGATCTGTAGATAGATTACTATCCCGAGCGTCCGACTACATCTGGAACATAACAGAAGAAGTAAAGGCGGCTGCAAGTCGGACTCACAACTTTCTCAATCCAAAGGAAATAGTCGTCCGGCCTCCTGTAGCAAGCAGAATTCCCAATGTAGAGTTCCCTAAGACGGTGGACCCTTACCTCGTTTATTGCGGGGAAGTGAAACCGGGGTGCGGCCTGCCTCTGGTTCTGAGCGCGATCAGAACTTTGGGAACCCAAAACAAAACAATGAGGCTCAAGATTCTTGGGCGGGCCCGAATAGAGTATCTTGCAAGCCTGCAACAGGAGTTCGGGGACGTCTTCGAGAAAGGCGGCTGCGAATATCTTGGAGGGTTTGATATGATCAACGATGTCGACAGAGACCGGGTCGACCAAATCATTGCTGGCGCTTATGCGGGTTTAGCAATATTTCCCAGCGGTTCGAGCAACACCTCCAATTACGTGATCCCGAATCGAATCTTACTCTACTTGGCTAACCATACCCCGGTGCTAATCAACGACGACGCAGCTGCAGCCGGATGGCTTTGCTCTGCCGGTGTGGCCGTTGGAACGTCAACCGTTCCGGAAAGCATAGCCAAGAACGTTCTCATGCTTAGAGATTCATCGGAGTATAGGTCATGGCTCAAGTCAAACATAGCGCCCTTTATGGAGAATATGGGAAGGAGGGCCGAAAGCGTCAAAGCTCTAGGAGAATTGACGGGGAATTTGCTTTAGACTTCGGAAGCGAACTTCAATTTTCAATACGTGTGCTATCGATCTCGGCCGCGATACACTGTGCCAGGCGATTATTTTGCTTCATAATTATTGAACATCCCCAGTGAGCTTTGTTCACTTTGAGCGAGAGCGTAATCGATCTCATGCTTAGAGTCACCGCGGGCCTCATCTTTGCCGGGGAATTTCTATTTTTAGGATACCCTTTGACGCGCAAATATCTCCGGAATGAGAGCTTCTTTCCTCAACTGTTCTATACGCACCTCCTTAGCGCAAGTATCATGATCGTGACCCTATGGGCTGCCTACACTACCTTCAGGAGTATTGTACCATTGGAAGCAACCTCGGTAGTCCTAGGCACGGTAGCGATCGTGGGAACAACTATTTTCATCTATGATTTTGCAAAGCGGAGAAGACCGTCCTCTCGCGAATGGTGGGGCCTTGCCTTCTTGTTTTTCTTCGTTGTTCTTCTAACAATTTCTTCGGCAATGACGCTGCCGTTCATTGCACAGGGAGATGCATATGGGTACTACGTGCCACTAGGCAGATTTTTGAACCAAAACCCGGGTGCCTATGTCAGCAGCGCTTATCG
It encodes the following:
- a CDS encoding metal-dependent hydrolase; the encoded protein is MLFLLGHSCWSYIFAKLTGRRAKANPAAYMALLAGMLPDFDIYFKPLIQHHTYTHSLIILMPICAVLVFRFKNLGLAFSAGILSHLVADSIVGTTPPLYPISDFQFGISLGLPGPADTALEIGALGLVLVLALVNGDFKLVTGPHRESVYLAIPMVAVVTLTLLFAGDNNVPLAAFAFSRRALTLISLGHIVLVGILGLGVLEGLRAVMSDRKLAGRTSNRSSPGLQQ
- a CDS encoding NAD-dependent epimerase/dehydratase family protein; translation: MKRILVTGGFGFIGSNFIDDVISKAEVTVLDDLSSGLLGNVSQQMNNPRFRFVRGSVLDHDKIEEALEGVDAVVHLAAVVSVARSREDPYLVHRVNVEGTLNVLEACLKHSIDKLIFASSAAVYGNELRFPSEEELGSNPSNLYGATKAAGEAYVRAYNQTHGLKTVILRLMNVYGPRRSPGPYAGVMAQFAEAIRLGKPLTVYGDGEQTRDFVYVSDVTDAMASVLRNDRAIGHTFNIGTGSPSTINMLATIFSKMRKPNSPIHHEPPRPGEVRASCANIEKARKVLGYSPKVSLKQGIQLFMDWRKSEQGKILEKSIENESPSSI
- a CDS encoding NAD-dependent epimerase/dehydratase family protein; amino-acid sequence: MASTLKAIVTGGAGFVGSNYSSHLLQAGSEVVVYDDFSRGSGCVQNLEWLKSHANSKNLSVVKDNVQDAESLAKAAKGCNLIVHAAAQVSVPRSVSKPRLDFESNAHGTLNVLEAARRSDTDPAILYTSSNKVYGIPNAPLQELKLRYDFEDLPDGVDEAFPIKGEEPYGVSKSAGDLYLHAYSEQYGLKTVSFRCSCMFGPHQYGKEEQGWVAWFCIAAALGKPLSIYGDGKQVRDLLYIDDVVNAFDLATRNIDKVKGEAINLGGGKENVASLLETIAYLESLTNTKMHLTFKDWRPGDNKCYYTNCKKARALMGWTPTVPWKQGVDRTLNWVKSNTREVSAVI